GACGTCATGGACTAAGGGGACCATGTCACGTGTTATTCATGGAGCCCAGCCATTGGTTTCAGTAAATCATTAAACTAGTCTGTCCAGGAACAGTAATGTTGGTTTTGCCAGACACGCCCCCTCGCTCTTCTGATTGGTTCTCACGGCGACCCAACGTCACTGACATCCGGCAGTGGGCGAGCTCCTCCGACTATATAAAGTTACGCACGCCGCACACGCTGCATTTCCACTCAAGAGCAACGAATCGACAAGGGAGCGCGAGCCATGCCGCAGAGCGCCGTGACGTCACCACTGCCCGCAACCAacatggaggaggaggaatgcggcGTCTGTTACCAAGGCTACGGCGCGGACAGGAAAGCCTGCCCCCTTACCGCGTGCCGGCACGTGGTGTGCGACGGCTGCCTGAAACGCCTGGCAACCGAGGGCGCCGTCAAGTGCCCCTTCTGCCGCGCTCACTCGCCGTTGCCGAGCGACGAGGAGGAGGTGGAGGATGCCGAGGGCGTCGCGAGGAAGAGCACGGGCCCCCGCAGTTGGCTGAAGAGGCTGTGCAGGAAGGCGCGAGCTGGCTCTCGTCGTCAAGGTAACGAAACGCTCTGGGCAGATGCTGAGGGGCGTGGCCATAGATGTTGAGTGACACCTAGTCTGTCGCTGTAACTAGAGCCGTAAAGTGCGACtctttcatgtgtttttttttttttttatagaatgggCATTTTACCATGTTTGTGGTGGGATTCACTagacaagttaaagggacactccagtcaccaGACCTAAGCAGCTTgctgtagttatggtgtctgTAGCCTTGGCTCTGTAACACTGTGTCTGTCTCAGAGAACATGTGTGGTTTACATTGCCTTCATAGGGACAccttgtggcagtcactcaggtgGCCACTAGAacagcttcctgggtcagtgctggcgttcagcatctccacgctctgcattgaaTCCAAGTATCGCTTTAAGGAGACTCGttctgctgcgcatgcgcaatagccaccCCGAGATTGACGAGGTGCGCACCCTGCGAGAAGGGCACAGCGTGGGAATAGGGGAGTAAAATTAGGGCTGCCCACCTAAACAGTCACaccagcactatagtatcccgaATATttgcttgtattcctgacactgtagtgttgcTTTTAGATCACCTTTTGGCAGGCCTGAGGCACTGCAGTGTGAAATCCGTTTAAATTAGGAAGTGGTTCCAATGGTAATCTTGCATCAATTCAAATATTTTAATTTCATAAGGTGGCTAACGCACCTGGAATCATTACTTCCTGGCAGCACTGTCAAATTCAGGCAGATGACTCCTAAGAGTCCTAAAAGTAGTATAGGGAGTCACTTTCAAGGTTGGTGGTATGTTTATATACTGGTTGTGTAACTTTCCTAATTAAAACATGCAATAGAGATGGATATTTCAACTCTAAATGGTGCTTACAAATGCTATTCGGTGGCTTCTGAATTCATGTTTTAGGTCATTTCATTTAGATGTGtattgcaataaaaataaatgtattactgGGTTTGTAATGCTGTGTAAGTTTGTTTATCTGATCAAAGTTCTTTCTACCTTTCACAGATTCCCTCGGAAAAGATGACATAAGAGACTTGGCATTGATGAGCTCATACTTCTTTTGATCCTGTCGGCGAAAATCATCCGTTTATATCCTCTGGTTGACCTGTCAAACTTGAGTATGTTTGAATCGCCAACTTCAACCTTAAGAACTGCTTCCTGAATTACTGGAATCAGTCTGCAACCGTGACTTTTGGCTCATGTAGACTCACTGGCTATGGATATGACACCGTATTAGGTGGCTTTTAAGAAACAAGACCAGATGGCTGAATGATGTGTAATTAAAACACTACTTCAGGAAATCCTGCACTTGTAACTAAACCAAGTACTTGTGGTTCTGCAGAACATGTTACACACGGAGAGAGGGATCCCCCCCACTACACATTAAACATTTTACACAAATATTGCTGAACTTTTTTTAAAAGATCTCAAAGACTTCCTCTTCTAACTCATGGGGGATCAAGTCAAATCTTGATTTTTGGGGAATGTCACAAGGATGGAATGTTACAAACTCCTAATGTTAGAAggaaacattttgtatttatCATTTCTATGTTCTTGGTAATGTTTGTTAACTGGAAATTCCCTGCTACTTTGTCTCATAGTGGAATTGTGAAATTACATCAGATTTATTGGCAGTTTGATCACAAACTTGTTACATCAAATAG
This Pelobates fuscus isolate aPelFus1 chromosome 3, aPelFus1.pri, whole genome shotgun sequence DNA region includes the following protein-coding sequences:
- the LOC134601513 gene encoding RING finger protein 227-like gives rise to the protein MPQSAVTSPLPATNMEEEECGVCYQGYGADRKACPLTACRHVVCDGCLKRLATEGAVKCPFCRAHSPLPSDEEEVEDAEGVARKSTGPRSWLKRLCRKARAGSRRQDSLGKDDIRDLALMSSYFF